From Symphalangus syndactylus isolate Jambi chromosome X, NHGRI_mSymSyn1-v2.1_pri, whole genome shotgun sequence, the proteins below share one genomic window:
- the DUSP21 gene encoding dual specificity protein phosphatase 21 encodes MTASASSFSSSQGVQQPSTYSFSQITSSLFLSNGVAANDKLLLSSNRITAIVNTSVEVVNVHFEGIQYIKVPVTDARDSRLYDFFDPIADLIHTVDMRQGRTLLHCVAGVSRSASLCLAYLMKYHSMSLLDAHTWTKRRRPIIRPNNGFWEQLINYEFKLFNNNTVRMINSPVGNIPDIYEKDLRTMLSM; translated from the coding sequence ATGACAGCATCCGCGTCCTCCTTTTCATCATCTCAGGGTGTCCAGCAGCCCTCCACCTACAGCTTCTCCCAAATAACCAGCAGCTTGTTTCTCAGTAACGGTGTGGCCGCCAACGACAAACTCCTTCTGTCCAGCAATCGCATCACCGCCATTGTCAATACCTCGGTGGAAGTGGTCAACGTACACTTCGAGGGCATTCAGTACATAAAGGTGCCTGTTACCGATGCTCGTGACTCGCGTCTCTACGACTTTTTTGACCCCATTGCTGATCTTATCCACACCGTCGATATGAGGCAGGGCCGCACGCTGCTGCACTGCGTGGCTGGAGTGAGCCGTTCCGCCTCACTGTGCCTTGCCTACCTCATGAAATACCACTCCATGTCGCTGCTGGACGCCCATACATGGACCAAGCGGCGCCGCCCCATCATCCGGCCCAACAACGGCTTTTGGGAACAGCTCATTAATTACGAATTCAAGCTGTTTAATAACAATACCGTGCGCATGATCAATTCGCCGGTAGGTAACATCCCTGACATCTATGAGAAGGACCTACGTACGATGTTATCAATGTAA